Within the Indicator indicator isolate 239-I01 chromosome 26, UM_Iind_1.1, whole genome shotgun sequence genome, the region ctgctttccattaaaaaaaaaaaagctgcaattAAAAATTCCTTTCATTTCACCTGGTTTTCTGAAATGATGGAGAAGGAGCAGCCAGATTCTTCCTCATTTTTATGGAGACACTTCCTTGTGGTTGGCTAAAAGGAAGACACAGCAGGATGACTACGTGAAGCCAGGTAAAGCAGAGCCTCAGTGTTTTGACTTGCTACAGAATTACAGTTGTTGGATACAAGTCTCCTTTCTGTGACTGAAAAAGTAGAAAGACTAACAAATGTTTCTCGATCTATCTAATTATGTTTGAACCTCCTCCCACAGGACACTGCCCCCAGTTTTGTCTTCCACTACTATTTAAAATTCTCCTAATTAACATCTGGTAATGACTGGCACAATACCATTCTAAACTGTCTCTAAAACAAGAATTTTTCCTTGAATACTAAACATTTGTGACTTGAATCCATCAAAACATACGCATTCAACAAttgaattgtaaatatatcaCTAATCCTTTAAAGCCTAGGTTTCTATACATTCAAAGTGCCTTGCCCAAGCACAAAAGTCCACTCTTCTACTTGGGAGATAATTAGCAGATTGCAACACACAGCTAAAATGCACATTTCTGCAAATTATCAAAATTAATTAACTTTCTTATTATGGATTACTTGAAAATCTAGTTTCTCTATACAGCAAGTATTAATCTGTTAGACATACCATTTTCAATGTTTGTGGTGGGTTCATACTGGCACACACCTGAGCAGGTAGCTGTTGAAATGTACTCTCCATATCCTCatcctgtgaaaaaaaaaaagcagtagccCAAAGTAGTATATGGAATATTCAAGGAAAAGCCTACATTTTGACTAATTAAATGGATCAGCaattaataaattaatgatAAAGGAGGTTCCCTCACTTCCCTGCCAAATAAACTCCTTTGTCATACGACTTTACCAAGGGCAGCTCTTGCCTGATCAACCTAGTGGCGTTCTGTGATGAGGCTTATCAGAACTTGGGGCCTTCTTTCACTAAAACAGAGTTAATCCTTcttgtaaaaaaaccaaacgTGTTCCTTGCAGTGTTCTTCCATACTGACTTTTAAAGACAATACTTGCAGACAACACAAGAGGGAGCGTGGAGCCATTAACTCTTTGTCACTACTCACGGTAGCAGGATTCAGGGAACTCTTTTGGTGGTAGTGTTCAACGTGTGTGATATCTAGAATGGAACATATTGGATGTTGGCCTTCCAATCTGGCAGCATACATTACCTATGAACAACTGATACTCTTAGTAGCAGCCTAGGAAGGAAAGTAGTTTCAAGAATGGCAAACCTCGTAACGTTCGGACTATTGAACTTCCTTTAAACTTACATCAAGAAGCTACCCCCAGGACAACCCAGCTTTTCTGTACTTCAGTTAGGGCTCAATTCCTGCCTGAAGCCAAGGATGCTCTAAAGCTTCCTCTATTGTGAGATGTTTGGATCCACTACTAAGAGCTCAACTCCCAAAGCAGAGAGTGGGAAGCAGCTGGCTGCTTGTTCATCCTGCTCATGCTCAGTATCTTTAGTCTGGCTGGCAGTAGAGTAGTACCCTTTGTTCTAAACAATATCTGTCCTTTCAGAATGTCAGTCTTGGGGGCGAAGATAGATTAGATCACCTGTCTAACTGGAGTAGCTGTCTGTgttttgcagggctgtgtgACAACCTTGGTAGTGCTCCTTCTGCAGATGTAGTGTTTggatccaaaccaccttgaactGTATGCCTTTGAACTTCTCTTAATGTGGATGGCTTTTTACAGTGCCTTGTCTGCACCTTTCTGAAGCACAGGTTCTTTTCCCTTCACGGACACAGCAGTTTGGTAGTGTAACTCCTTGGAGACCTGACACAAAACACAGTTAAGCCTCCAATTCTTTTGCAGAGGTCCCATCGCATATGTGTACTGTTTACACTTATCCCCTAAGAACGTGAGAGTTGAAGCCAAGCAGGTGTACAACCTGCAGAGGTTCTTGAATACAACTCTGATGTGCTTTTGTATGAAAAAAACACACAGTTGGAAATAGAACTGTGTCTTGGTTCTTAGGTGTTTTGGCTTGGGTATAAGGATGTAATTTTCAAAGTAGCCAAagattttcttctcctctctccttccttcctgttcTCACACGTTGCTCGTGCAAAACCCAGTGTTTGATCCTTTGGGTGTGCCTCACAGTTGagtaaaatcttttcttttgatttaaaaaaaaaaatttcagttTCTTGTAGCTGAGTCACCTTCTCCCTTTTGGGTTTAGTCTGTAATTATAAGAGCTCTGCTGGTAAATATTCATTAACTGAAagtactgaaaaagaaaaattgcaaaCCTGACATCATAGTTCTGACACAAAGCCTGGTGTAAATCTATCAACATAAGAGCAagagtgtttgttttggttttgttgtttggagaggtttctttttttacttgTCTTGGGATGCTTCTCTACAAGTAAATATTGGAGAATCTTAAGCAAGAATTTCTGTAGTCCCCTCAGTTCATCACTGAGTTGCCATCATGTGGCATGATAATAGGCAGACACTGTTCTACACAAATGAAACTTACTGCATCAGCTTTGTCTCAGGAGGCCTATTGTGTGCTGAAACCAGGAAGAGGATTTCTCTGCCTTGAATTTAGTTGTGTCAGCAACCCTCTTCTTTCCAGGTGGGAACATAGTGATGCTTTATGCCAATTCAAGGTTCTGTAATTTGTACTCAGCCAGAATAAGATGGAGACACTCTGAGGCCGCCTCACTGTGCACTTGTAAATCACATACAGCCTCCATAACACGGTGATAGATAAGCTTGTTTTGGAGAGGGTTGGTTTGAAATTTGTATTAGTTTGCACTCGTCGTCTGTCTGTGCAGACTCTATGATCTGGACAGTTTCCAAGTTATCCCTGTTTTGGGTGAGGTTATTGCTGGCAACTGGAAGTCTTGCCAGTATCATGTGGGGAGCATCCAACATTTTCCCCCTCAGATCAGACAGTATTTATCTGAATTTGCAACACACAAAATATAGTCCCAGCATAATCTATCAGGCAGTTGGCCTTGAGGTTGTTAAAATGATGGAACTGTTCTTTttcaggaggagctgaaggcagtgatAGAAGGTGCAGGCTTATTTAAACTGGATTATCAAAATTTAAATTTGGGCATTGTTGCTGTTCACTCGGGTTTCAAAAGGTGGGTCTACTATGTAGCAAAACACAGGAAGTGTAATTTTCCTGAGGAACATGAAAGCCATGCAATTTTAAGTCTATCAATATTTGAAGAGTTCTAAGAACTTGTGCAACAGGTACTTGTTCAGCAATCGGACCCAGAAGAATGTCAGCTCTCTTTTATTCCCCTCAAGAAACCTGCAGATGGAGTGACTGTCTTGGCATTTCTTGCACTTGCATTTCTCTTCATATGCAACATAAAGGATGTGGCCAAAACTGGGTGATGCCAATAAATCAAATTCGGTTACCTGTGGTGTGGATGCAGGAACAGACTGACTAGTCTTTTGACTAAGATGCCTCCTTGTTTTACCAAGCGTCAGCAGGTCGTCATACCAGTGAGAAGTAACTTGGGTTTATTAGATTTTTATTAAGCTATCATAAATTATCTTTGTCATGTGGACTTCAAAGGAATCATGGGGAAAATCCTTTAACTTCTTTCAAAGGCAAATGGAAGGCTTGTGAAATAAACCAGCTCTGCATCGATTAGTTTGGGCTTCAGATGCTGTGGATTTGAGGAGGGAAATGTAGGTGGGAAGGTTCCTTCTTCATTCACAGTGGAGTAAAGAGGGCAATGCAAGCACTAGAGGGCAGAAGGGTAGAGAAAACTCttaaaggagaaacttcttccaaCAGTTTTATTAGCAAAGAAACcgtcttttgaaagaaaataaatacaaggaagacatttttgcctttttttttttttatagccaCAATGAAAATACCGGCTGCCACAGCAAAATCCCTGACAATTAACAATGCAACAAAAGACCTGAAGATCAAGGTCTGCTTCCTCAGGAAGGCTGAAGGTAGGAGGCTGTTTGGAGTTAGTGTGCAGTCCTGAGACACGTGCAAGGTTCAGTAACAGTCCATGGGTCTAACCAGACTTGAAAAGAAGAATAGCGACTTGGCCGAGGTAGAAGTAGATGAAGTGCTTGGTCTCATGAGTCACATAGCTGCCAAAGTTCCTTCCCACGATGCAGTGCCAAGTGGGATTGTATTTCTTGTCAAATTCCTAGAGAAGAGAGAACCAGaaattcagcatttttgtgagAATTGCACTAATACTGTCTAAGAGGGTGGGCTTTGCAGTGATATGTCACTTGTTAACAAGTGCCACTTTTGGAAGCAGGCAATTACAGAGCAGCATATGCTCTCAAGTGCAAGGATCATCTGTTACTTCGCAACTCATCTTGCTGATGAGTCAGACCCCTCCAAAAAAGTGCTTCCAAATTGAGCAAGAATAAGCTTAAAACATATGTTTGGAGAAGTAACTTTTCCCCAAAAGTCACACCATGATCTCAAACTGTGACTTGTAACAGCTTCACCTCTTCTTCTGAATGTCTACAGATTAAGCCATTGTTTTGATTTCATtacctgttttcatttcaacaaGGACAGTGAAAGGACTCTACAGAAAGGTCTCTGCCACATCCTTAATACCAAGTCACAAGACTATGTTCCTCCCCCACACTGTCTTCAGCAGTCTGCTATGACTTCAAGATAAATTCCTGTTTACAAAGTGACTGTGAATAAAAcaatgcaggcagcagtgatgtACTGCAGGATCTAACAGCTGCCAGCTGAAGAGACTCTTTGTGAGGGTGTGCAAAAGTTTGGTTCTGCTCAACCAAACCCTTCAACTATATGCAGCTTGATCAGCTCCCAGTGGGAGGCAGAGAGACAATCTGACAAACTGTAAGCTATGGACCATCTGTTCTACATTAGCATGAACAGTTTGTCTTACATGTggtggggataaaaaaaaaaaaaaaccaacatttaTTACCACTTCCAATATAGCCTCCAAAGAGCCCCTGTGTTTTGTATCAGCTCATCAACCACAGGGACAGTTGGTTGCCACTTGGCACCTGGACAATAAGACAGGGGCAGAAAAGGCTTGAGTAGAAGGTACTgcgaaagaaaaacagaaggacCTAGAAAAGTCCATGCAAAGGGTAAGGAAAGGAACATAAGGACATCCACCTACAGAGAAAATCCAGCTTGATTATCTAGTGTCTCTAGAACTTGTTTCTCTAGAGCTACTTGCCCAGCAGCATTCTCCCTGCTTCATTTTTCATGTGCATAGAGATTTCACTAGGGCATTACAAGCAAATATTTACCTTCTTtatgtgagcagcaatgtcctTCTCAATGTTGTATTTCTCCAAGGCCTGAGTAGCACACTCCACAGAGTCTTGCTGCATCTCCTCTGACATGTCTGCATTCTTGATCACTGCCTTTCGATCACTCATGATTGCCTGTACTGAGCAAAGAAGGGGAGAATTCAAAGCTGCAGGAGTATTTACCTCCCAGGGTCACCTGCCAAGCAGTCACACAGGGATCATCATCTCCAGCGAAGTTTCAGGATCCGTGCTGTGCCCACAGCCAAGGCTGTGCAGCAGTTCGGCCCGGTGTGCCAGAGAAGGAGGAGCACTGGGTTAAAGCCCGGGCGCATTAAGCACCTGCTCGCCAAGCGCTCCAGCGACCGGAGCAACACAAAGCACCGCCGCAACGGTTTCAAGTGCGCGCCGGACACCGCCGCTGGTCCCGGCCCCTCTTCAGCTGGGCAATAACCCGACGCAGGCCGGGAGCCCAGGAGAGGGCGCAGCTGCTCCAGAACCCGGCACCGACGACCTTTTCATGCCGAGGGTGCCGAATGAAGCCAGGCATCCCTCGCCACGGGCTCAGAGCTCCGCGGATTACCGGAAAGGCTCCCGTCTGCAGCTGCCGGGGATGCGAGAAGACAGACAGAGGCGGGCGCTAGGTTAAAGGCCATTGCACGGGGCAGCCGACGGGACACGCACCGCACAGAACGACGCGCATAGCCCGGGCACCGGTAAGGCTGAAGCACGGCGGCCGATGCCCAGGCCGGCCCCAGTCCCAGTCGATCTCTCCCGGGGATCTCCCTCCCCCGGTGGCCCGCTCTCCGCCGCTCCCTCACCGTGCTGCAGACGCTGCGGGATCCACACTGCGGGACCGACGCTGTGCGGAGCGGAGCGGCGCTGCCGTCTAGTCAGTGCGCGCCGCGCCGCctcccagagccctcagctccgcCTCCTGTGCGCCGGCCGCCAGACATTGGTCACCGCCACCGCTCCCCCGAGCGTTCATTGGCCGCAGCCCGGCGCTCTCCTGGGGTTTTACTCTGGCGTTTTCTTTCAGACCGGGATGCTTCGCGCCGCCTCCGTTCCCATGGCGACGGGGCCGCCGGGGCGCAGCCCGGGGCCGCCCGAGCGAGACCTCCGGGGCTGTCCCgggtccctgctgcagggacaggcagagcGTCTGCTGTCGGGAGCGGGAAGGTGGCTCTCAGCTGTGTATGGaaaggctccagccctggctctCGAGCTTCTCGGCACCGGCATTCTCTAGTGATCCTATGCAAAATGCATCGTCCTTAAAGTACCTCGTTCTCAAATGGATTTTACCGGTGTCCACCAGCTTCTGTAAAACACTTTTCCACAGGTGGGAGCTTGGCTCCAAAGGCCATTTTATTGCTGGCCCCAACCCAGGCTACAGAGGCACCGAGTTTAACCCAGTAATCTCTGCCATGGGTCTTTGTTTCTCATTGAGCTGGGACAGCTCTTGCAGTAAGGTGCCCTTTACCGAAAGCCCACCCATTTACAAGGATGCTTGTAAATGTCACTTGATCATCTTTCTTGTTCATATGtctgtttttaatttctccttGTTTTTCTAAGTGACCTGTGATAGAAATCTTAATCTTACCTGTGTTTACCAAGTATGATCAAGACAGCTCtaactggttttggtttgttggttgggttttgttttaaatgaaacaaGATGTTTTGGGAGATCCCCAGTGCTCTGTTTTGTTCATTTCACTctcccagggctgctttctccttATACTCTGGTTAGCAGATAGAAAATTGCTGTTGAGTCTTCCAAGCTGGCGACCTGAACAGCACAGGATGACTTAAAacaggtgttcaagcagtggtTGGTGAGGCTTCCATTTCCTTGTAGAAATAAAAAATCAAGAGTAGTAATCAGTCTCACTTAAAATGCAACTGTTTTTTATATTAGCAAACGCAGCATAACTGCAAGCAACCTTTTGCTTTTGCAAGCTCTGAGGCAGTGTCAGAGGAACATATTGTCCCCAAAATATTAAAACTGGATAATGTAGTTTTGTGACTCTGGAGTATCTCAGAAGTAACTTCTGACTTTAGCTCCCAGGTTTTAGCATTCCAATTAGAAGAGATGCAATtcacagctttgctttctgtctggCATGTGTTAGGGACAACTCTGAAAGTTATGAAATGGAGGCAACTTACCTGGTTTAATGCAGCAGATAAAAGAGCATAAGATACTTTGTCTGCTAGCAACTTGATGAAGCTTTGAGTAGTCTCATGGCCACACTAAGCAATTAATTTACAGAACTGTGTTTAATATCTGCAGCACTTGCAAAGGTTCTTTGAGTACTTAAGACAGTTTTGTGCTGACAGAACTGAACCATTTAACCATCTTCAGAAACACCCATGAATCTCTAAGGAGGTGGCTGTGTTTGGTAGCTGCAGGCAAATTTTTGTGCATTTATTAAGAAATGGTTAGCTGAAGGAACAGATGTGATGACGACTGCAAGAAATGTCAGCGTGGGTGAGATACACGTCGTTAACGAGAAACATTAAAGCCTGAGATACACGGCTTTAAAGAGGAACATTAGAGCCTTTCTTGTTAATACAGAGTATAAAAGTATAATTTCCCTCAGGACGAAGCCGCAGGGGAAGGCAGAACAAATACACAGGAGATGATAGCTGGAGTAGGGGAGGTGTGGAAGCATATTGGGTAATGGATAAGGCATATTATCAGATTCCTCTGGCAGATGGAGGTTACATTGTAAGCACTTTTCAGCTGAGGCCTTTTTTTGCTCTCTGTCGTGCTGTATCACTGTATCTAACGGAGATTTTTCCTGGGGCTCCTAGTTACTATCAAAGCACAGAATAATCACTATTAGCAATACAATTTccactttcttttttccataaAACTAATCTCCACTTTGAAATTTTCTTTATAAGCCTAGAATCTATATGCTAGGGCTTCTAATACAACGTT harbors:
- the LOC128975634 gene encoding dynein light chain 1, cytoplasmic, which translates into the protein MSDRKAVIKNADMSEEMQQDSVECATQALEKYNIEKDIAAHIKKEFDKKYNPTWHCIVGRNFGSYVTHETKHFIYFYLGQVAILLFKSG